GCTGCCATCTGGAAGGAAGCGAACGCGATAGGCGGTGTAGTCTGTCCCGGCGTCTGGCAGGGGCTTTTGTTCATCGCCTTCTTTCCAGTCGGTTTTGATCCGGGCATCCGTGATCAAAGTGGAGAGGGTGGCATCTTCGCTAATTTTTACTGCAGAGGGCAGGCGGCGGACTTCGCGTACGGGCCGGGCCTCCGCATTGTCCTGGTCAAAGATGAATGCCTGCACGGCACTTACGCCAGGGGATTCACCGAAAGAATTCGGGGCGGTGGATTTATAAAAGCGTACCTCAACGACGCGGTCCCGCACCTGAGCGGTGTGGCGGGCCAGTTTCAGCTCATCGGAAACCATTTCACCGGCTTGACTGATCTGGTTGGCTTCCACCACGTCATTCGCCACGTTGGCGGTGAGGGACATAAGGACAGCTACCAGCGTGAG
The window above is part of the Prosthecobacter fusiformis genome. Proteins encoded here:
- the vccD gene encoding Verru_Chthon cassette protein D; translated protein: MSTTHDTSRAVNNPILRETIPSLAPHDAKRHPGLTFPAGPPARRRRQGFTLIEILAVLTLVAVLMSLTANVANDVVEANQISQAGEMVSDELKLARHTAQVRDRVVEVRFYKSTAPNSFGESPGVSAVQAFIFDQDNAEARPVREVRRLPSAVKISEDATLSTLITDARIKTDWKEGDEQKPLPDAGTDYTAYRVRFLPDGSTDLDAQQEWFLTVHSRNARQSPPANYVTVQVKPTRGTVRSFTP